A stretch of Podospora bellae-mahoneyi strain CBS 112042 chromosome 5, whole genome shotgun sequence DNA encodes these proteins:
- a CDS encoding putative secondary metabolism biosynthetic enzyme (EggNog:ENOG503NXUK; SMCOG1001:short-chain dehydrogenase/reductase SDR; antiSMASH:Cluster_9; COG:Q), protein MATSSPRTTNVWEVVDFVGTHHDTYAAISPADADLSGKSVLITGASRGIGMATGIRFAVAGCSKIALAARSSLRQAEQEIKAAAVAAGREEPLVLTLNMDVTVEESVTEAVDKVSKAFGGSLDVLIANAGYLPEWRPVVESDPTEWWKTWEINIKGTYLCAKSFIPLLLESSIKTFITVSSAGAHALFYGASAYQTTKFATLRFTEFIDQEYHDKGLIAIAIHPGAVKTELALNMPEEHHTILQDTPELPADAMVWLAKERREWLAGRFFNCCWDVYELENRKEEIISRDLLKFRLTI, encoded by the coding sequence ATGGCCACCTCATCTCCTCGGACGACGAATGTCTGGGAGGTTGTCGACTTTGTGGGAACTCATCACGACACGTACGCGGCAATCTCCCCGGCCGATGCGGACTTGTCTGGAAAATCGGTTCTCATCACGGGCGCCTCCAGGGGAATCGGCATGGCAACCGGTATTCGCTTTGCCGTGGCTGGATGTTCCAAGATTGCTCTGGCAGCCCGCTCTTCTCTTCGTCAGGCCGAGCAAGAGATcaaagctgctgctgttgccgcaGGCCGAGAGGAACCTCTCGTCCTTACCCTGAACATGGATGTGACCGTGGAGGAGTCGGTCACTGAAGCTGTGGATAAGGTATCCAAGGCATTTGGAGGAAGTCTGGATGTCCTGATCGCCAACGCGGGCTACCTGCCAGAATGGAGACCTGTTGTGGAGTCTGATCCGACGGAATGGTGGAAGACTTGGGAGATCAACATAAAGGGGACCTATCTTTGTGCGAAGTCTTTTATCCCGCTGCTGTTGGAGTCTTCCATCAAGACATTCATCACCGTCTCCTCTGCTGGAGCACACGCACTGTTCTACGGAGCCTCGGCATACCAGACCACCAAATTTGCAACCCTAAGGTTCACCGAGTTCATCGACCAGGAGTACCACGACAAAGGCCTGATTGCTATTGCGATTCACCCAGGAGCGGTCAAAACAGAACTGGCATTGAATATGCCCGAGGAGCATCATACCATCCTACAGGACACGCCCGAGTTACCTGCCGACGCCATGGTATGGCTTGCCAAGGAACGCAGAGAGTGGCTTGCGGGCCGATTCTTCAACTGCTGCTGGGATGTCTATGAATTGGAAAATCGGAAAGAGGAGATCATAAGCCGTGACTTGCTGAAATTTAGACTTACTATCTGA
- a CDS encoding hypothetical protein (EggNog:ENOG503PMPI), whose translation MSTSTVITDFLMQVWRYTPRGWNYKDNEGTAQFLAQNCDLKGWTVHPTSLTSIHDQDSFVPLEVNFRFKGSAVKGARHVYDHLADLRELFEAVFPSKIEEFFLAKQQNSTAHHMVLVPVGKISPEVVHKNTRIRILRSLEVRTSTVVERNLITPIDMCNLALEVVRGSAIGADLATMVRTLPAKWMMGSSMVQEFDKLRKSIQMNQPEVNGPLKTVEDVTNAWNKAEPCLDLMSTIIRHIEDCLDLSRIPKQKDIPPQQLYETMLGLRNATIFFSAYEDQMLSIAAATPTILRPPNGAKTVVGATATAVMVAAALMVYTFFTGGTGLIIAGGASGAILGGGATAGIGAWKRNKHASLCESFSRSIINLGKALTDANICLAATYSSQVLRFPLHSSHCASGQRDEILRQLGVDTRQLKREAYQRPALEKNLETVLSMYNEFLVARAQVQKEARVRTRQGLTPNSPAQPPQGLHIRSAPRPQNPMPVVSKQRAIGSISTPSARLNSRQPQPRGASPVAVNQGAPGQQRQQQQRKQPVSFPAAPSQQVSGSQPLPLPIQLKNDNPSPQSRPSKNAGSSRQSQQSKTGPLTGQSRVNPAGPVRSAPKMKSSTTW comes from the exons ATGTCTACCAGCACCGTCATCACCGACTTTCTGATGCAGGTGTGGAGGTACACTCCCAGAGGATGGAACTACAAGGACAATGAAGGGACAGCTCAATTCTTGGCGCAGAATTGCGACCTGAAGGGTTGGACAGTGCACCCTACTTCACTCACCAGCATCCACGACCAAGACAGCTTCGTTCCTCTGGAAGTAAACTTCCGGTTTAAAGGATCAGCTGTGAAAGGGGCCCGACACGTTTACGATCACTTGGCTGATCTCAGGGAACTTTTTGAGGCTGTGTTCCCTTCCAAGATTGAGGAATTCTTTCTTGCCAAACAACAAAACTCGACGGCACACCACATGGTGTTGGTGCCTGTCGGCAAGATTTCGCCGGAGGTCGTACACAAGAATACCCGTATCAGGATCCTGAGGTCTCTAGAAGTCCGGACGAGCACGGTTGTGGAACGAAATCTGATTACGCCAATTGATAT GTGCAATCTTGCGTTAGAAGTTGTGCGTGGGTCTGCAATAGGTGCCGATCTAGCGACTATGGTGCGCACGCTTCCGGCCaagtggatgatggggtcatCAATGGTTCAGGAGTTTGATAAGCTCCGCAAGTCGATACAAATGAATCAGCCTGAGGTCAACGGACCACTCAAAACGGTCGAGGACGTCACCAACGCCTGGAACAAGGCGGAGCCCTGCCTTGACCTCATGTCCACCATAATCCGCCACATTGAAGACTGCTTGGACTTGAGCCGAATTCCCAAACAAAAGG ATATCCCACCCCAGCAACTTTACGAGACGATGCTAGGGCTCCGGAATGcaaccatcttcttctctgcgTATGAGGACCAAATGTTGAGCATCGCCGCCGCAACCCCGACCATTCTAAGGCCACCGAATGGAGCCAAGACCGTGGTCGGAGCTACTGCAACAGCAGTTATGGTCGCCGCTGCTTTGATGGTTTACACATTCTTCACAGGAGGCACTGGCCTCATCATTGCCGGCGGTGCGTCAGGCGCTATTCTAGGAGGCGGCGCAACAGCGGGCATCGGAGCGTGGAAACGCAACAAACATGCCTCATTGTGTGAAAGTT TTAGCCggagcatcatcaaccttGGCAAGGCACTCACAGATGCCAACATTTGCTTAGCAGCAACCTACAGCTCTCAGGTTCTGCGGTTTCCCTTGCATTCGTCGCATTGTGCATCCGGTCAGCGTGATGAGATCCTTCGACAGCTAGGCGTAGATACCCGGCAGTTGAAGAGAGAAGCTTACCAGCGCCCGGCACTTGAAAAGAACCTAGAGACAGTTTTGAGCATGTACAACGAATTCCTCGTCGCGAGAGCCCAAGTGCAAAAAGAAGCCCGTGTCAGAACTAGACAAGGACTCACCCCGAATTCTCCCGCTCAACCACCGCAGGGGCTCCACATTCGTTCGGCTCCTAGGCCGCAAAACCCTATGCCCGTAGTATCCAAACAGCGGGCCATTGGTTCTATCTCGACGCCATCAGCACGATTGAACTCCCGTCAGCCTCAGCCACGAGGAGCTTCGCCGGTAGCTGTCAATCAAGGCGCCCCCGGTCAGCAacgtcaacagcaacagcgaaAACAACCCGTTTCCTTCCCGGCGGCACCAAGTCAACAGGTCTCTGGTTCACAACCGCTGCCTCTGCCAATTCAGTTAAAGAACGACAACCCATCTCCTCAAAGTCGACCGTCAAAGAACGCCGGCTcatctcgtcaaagtcaaCAGTCAAAGACAGGCCCCTTGACCGGTCAAAGCCGAGTGAACCCTGCAGGCCCAGTTCGATCAGCACCAAAGATGAAGAGCTCAACCACTTGGTGA
- a CDS encoding hypothetical protein (EggNog:ENOG503P17C; COG:S) translates to MEQEFAELKKQVATLQKELSRAEVRKTHFKYGYYLDKCLYNEVVDMFSDHPDAYVEFLGGRYRGKAGIARLYQGRFQQTFVKGRNGPVEGWLLDHLMMQEIVDVDSTGTHAWCRMRALMQAGTHESIEEYYPRGHRQWWEGGLYENEYIKEDGVWKLFRYRYFPFWHAEHEKGWSHTKKEYIPFARSTFPENPDGPDELVEQRSLWPDTRVVPFHYPNPVTGKRVKPDDLRAPRYGEPVETSEPPLVLDLPKDQKREGAEMREPKVGEKVLPELVQFKAE, encoded by the exons ATGGAGCAAGAATTCGCGGAACTCAAGAAGCAGGTCGCAACGCTGCAGAAGGAGCTCAGCCGG GCCGAAGTCCGCAAAACCCACTTCAAGTATGGCTACTATCTCGACAAGTGCCTCTACAACGAG GTAGTTGATATGTTCTCCGACCACCCTGACGCCTACGTCGAGTTTCTCGGCGGCCGCTACCGCGGCAAAGCCGGCATCGCCCGCCTCTACCAGGGCCGTTTCCAGCAAACCTTTGTCAAGGGCCGCAACGGCCCAGTTGAAGGCTGGCTATTGGACCACCTCATGATGCAAGAGATTGTCGATGTCGACTCCACTGGGACACACGCCTGGTGTCGGATGCGTGCACTCATGCAAGCTGGCACACATGAGTCGATTGAGGAGTATTACCC CCGCGGGCATCGTcagtggtgggaggggggtctCTACGAGAACGAGTACATCAAGGAGGACGGAGTGTGGAAGCTGTTTAGGTACCGGTACTTCCCCTTTTGGCATGCGGAGCACGAGAAGGGGTGGAGCCACACGAAGAAAGAGTACATCCCTTTTGCGAGGTCTACATTTCCTGAGAACCCTGATGGGCCGGATGAGCTCGTCGAGCAGAGGAGCTTGTGGCCGGACACACGGGTGGTCCCCTTCCATTACCCAAATCCCGTAACTGGGAAAAGGGTAAAGCCTGATGATCTCAGGGCCCCGCGGTATGGGGAGCCGGTGGAGACGAGTGAGCCTCCGCTGGTGTTGGATCTGCCGAAAGATcagaagagagagggggcgGAGATGAGGGAACCcaaggtgggggagaaggtcTTGCCTGAGCTGGTCCAATTCAAGGCAGAATAA
- a CDS encoding hypothetical protein (EggNog:ENOG503PTDU), which yields MESDSHVEVVERSWLLSGQENPALPSQQGGTTGQPESIGVTPTGRMIWLNFDAHRHSAEHYMKRYYEHHSRLDLNQPITDLEAALDAAVPGSEHSEHLFGLKVCLDKVIHDVYLMEELLTYVQEVRKETDRPKQSGIPGVAAAGSLATIIASAALLPVKIATWVALSSVGVAVSTVMVGWAIWPRDINRHYETLQDQIQAFRLAVERFDQAEINKQQQRVLRGNTYAHLRSDLMFHWPNNDNVYT from the exons ATGGAATCCGACTCACATGTAGAAGTTGTTGAACGCTCCTGGCTTCTTTCGGGCCAAGAAAATCCTGCATTGCCATCACAACAAGGAGGAACCACAGGGCAACCAGAGTCGATCGGAGTAACCCCAACTGGCAGAATGATATGGTTGAACTTTGACGCTCATCGACACTCAGCCGAGCACTACATGAAAAGATACTACGAGCACCACAGCAGGCTGGATTTGAACCAGCCGATCACAGATCTGG AAGCGGCTCTCGACGCAGCTGTCCCTGGATCTGAACACAGCGAGCACCTCTTTGGACTCAAGGTCTGTCTCGATAAGGTCATTCACGATGTGTACCTGATGGAGGAACTCCTTACCTATGTTCAGGAGGTAAGGAAAGAGACTGATCGTCCGAAACAATCTGGTATCCCGGGTGTTGCCGCCGCAGGAAG CCTTGCCACTATCATCGCCTCCGCGGCCCTTCTCCCGGTGAAGATTGCCACCTGGGTTGCCTTGTCTTCCGTTGGAGTCGCCGTATCTACCGTGATGGTAGGATGGGCGATATGGCCAAGGGACATCAACAGGCATTACGAAACTCTTCAAGACCAAATACAGGCCTTCAGACTTGCGGTGGAACGTTTCGACCAAGCAGAGATCAAcaaacagcagcagcgtgtGCTGAGGGGTAACACATATGCGCATCTAAGATCAGATCTCATGTTTCATTGGCCCAATAATGACAACGTATACACATGA
- the RCO1_2 gene encoding transcriptional regulatory protein rco1 (EggNog:ENOG503NYJ4; COG:Q) gives MAHIFHLAPHIDTSPNYSNNELTSPEKVAFPKTDAFRSMNAPSRFEGSVFNLEVTGTIPPDISGTFYRVQPDHRFPPLYEDDIHFNGDGSVTAIRIAKGHADFQQKYVETDRYRHETAARRSLFGKYRNPYTDNESVKGVIRTASNTNIVFWRGMLLAMKEDGPPFAMDPDTLETLGRYDFEGQILSPTFCAHPKFDPDTGEMVCFAYECGGDGADCGVDVAVWTVDKDGKKTQEGWYKAPFAGMIHDAGLTENYLVLALTPIKMNLERLKQGKNKFAWDPEEDQWYAVVPRRGTGDPGEITWFRGDNAFHGHVAGAYELASGEIVFDLTVADGNVFFFFPPDKNVTSSADSIAKRNKLSSPTTRWIFDPKAKKSAIRTPEAGDSDVWVADERVKPAVVWLTNGEFSRIDDRYVTKPYRHFWQAVVDPTRPYDFAKLGPPAGGLFNSLGHYTWGPEHYHTGSTTSSVTNGETKKEKAGLEDVYFPGPTMTFQEPTFIPKQEGAEGEGYLIALLNHLDVLRNDVLIFDAQNLSQGPLAVIHLPLKLKLGLHGNWVDNKDIEEWKARREATGDVGPVKVASEPLPWQKKFQSGQANGQERSF, from the exons ATGGCACACATCTTCCACCTCGCCCCCCACATCGACACCTCCCCAAACTACAGCAACAATGAGCTCACCTCCCCAGAAAAGGTCGCCTTCCCTAAAACAGACGCCTTCCGATCTATGAACGCCCCCTCGAGATTCGAAGGCTCCGTCTTCAACCTCGAAGTCACCGGCACCATCCCACCCGACATCTCCGGCACGTTTTACCGCGTTCAGCCTGACCACCGCTTTCCCCCTTTGTACGAAGACGACATCCATTTCAACGGCGATGGCTCCGTAACCGCCATCCGCATCGCCAAAGGCCACGCCGACTTCCAGCAAAAGTATGTCGAGACCGATCGATACAGACACGAGACCGCCGCGAGGAGGTCGCTGTTTGGGAAGTACCGCAACCCCTACACAGACAATGAATCTGTCAAGGGCGTCATCCGCACCGCGTCAAACACCAATATCGTTTTCTGGAGGGGGATGCTGCTTGCCATGAAGGAGGATGGGCCCCCCTTCGCGATGGACCCAGACACACTCGAGACGTTGGGACGGTATGACTTTGAAGGGCAAATCCTGTCCCCTACTTTTTGTGCGCATCCAAAGTTTGACCCTGACACGGGGGAGATGGTCTGCTTTGCTTATGAGTGTGGTGGCGACGGGGCGGATTGCGGGGTTGATGTGGCTGTTTGGACGGTGGATaaggatgggaagaagaCGCAGGAGGGGTGGTATAAAGCCCCGTTTGCGGGTATGATTCATGATGCTGGGTTGACGGAGAATTATCTCGTTTTAGCGTTGACCCCGATCAAGATGAATTTGGAGAGACTGAAGCAGGGAAAGAATAAATTCGCGTGGGACCCGGAGGAGGATCAGTGGTATGCCGTGGTCCCGAGGAGGGGGACTGGGGATCCTGGAGAGATTACTTGGTTTAGAGGTGACAACG CTTTCCATGGACATGTTGCCGGCGCTTATGAGCTAGCCTCAGGAGAAATAGTCTTTGACTTGACGGTTGCCGACGGAaatgttttcttcttcttcccaccagaCAAGAACGTCACATCCTCCGCGGACAGCATTGCGAAGAGAAACAAACTCAGCTCGCCAACCACGCGATGGATCTTTGatcccaaggccaagaagtcGGCTATCCGGACACCTGAGGCAGGGGATTCTGACGTTTGGGTGGCGGATGAGCGTGTCAAGCCAGCGGTTGTTTGGCTGACCAACGGGGAGTTCTCACGAATCGATGATCGGTATGTAACCAAGCCCTACCGTCACTTCTGGCAAGCCGTCGTAGATCCGACAAGACCGTACGACTTTGCCAAGTTGGGACCGCCTGCCGGCGGGTTGTTCAATTCTCTGGGCCACTACACATGGGGACCCGAGCATTACCACACCggctcaacaacatcatctgTGACAAACGGAGAgaccaagaaagaaaaggctGGCCTGGAGGACGTGTACTTTCCTGGGCCAACCATGACCTTCCAAGAACCGACCTTCATCCCAAAGCAAGAAGGGGCAGAAGGCGAGGGATACCTCATCGCGCTGCTGAATCACTTGGATGTGCTGAGAAATGATGTTTTGATCTTTGACGCACAGAACTTGAGCCAAGGTCCGCTTGCGGTGATTCACCTGCCGTTGAAGCTCAAATTGGGGTTGCATGGTAACTGGGTCGATAACAAAGACATCGAGGAGTGGAAGGCAAGGAGAGAGGCAACTGGCGATGTTGGGCCTGTGAAGGTGGCTAGTGAACCACTACCATGGCAGAAGAAGTTCCAGTCAGGGCAGGCAAATGGCCAGGAGAGGAGCTTTTAA